A single Apodemus sylvaticus chromosome 20, mApoSyl1.1, whole genome shotgun sequence DNA region contains:
- the Rbms2 gene encoding RNA-binding motif, single-stranded-interacting protein 2 isoform X1 gives MLLSVTSRPGISTFGYNKNNKKLYVAQQMAPPSPRNSTPNSGGGGGGGGNGGSDQLSKTNLYIRGLQPGTTDQDLVKLCQPYGKIVSTKAILDKTTNKCKGYGFVDFDSPSSAQKAVTALKASGVQAQMAKQQEQDPTNLYISNLPLSMDERELEGMLKPFGQVISTRILRDTSGASRGVGFARMESTEKCEAIITHFNGKYIKTPPGVAAPSDPLLCKFADGGPKKRQNQGKFVQNGRAWPRNGDMGGMALTYDPTTALQNGFYAAPYSIAHSRMLAQSALAPYLPSPMSSYQRVTQTSPLQVPNPSWMQQQSYLMQPSGSVLTPGMDHPLSLQPASMMGPLTQQLGHLSLNSLGTFMPTAAAMQGAYISQYPAVPSSSVSVEENNGQQNQLAVEPPSDHGVYPFQFSK, from the exons ATGCTGCTATCAGTGACTTCCAGGCCTGGGATTTCGACTTTTGGCtataacaagaacaacaagaag CTATATGTGGCTCAGCAGATGGCACCCCCGAGTCCAAGGAACAGCACTCCTAACAGTGGGGgtggcggcggcggaggcgggaATGGCGGGAGCGACCAGCTGAGCAAAACCAACCTGTATATCCGAGGACTGCAGCCAGGCACCACTGACCAGGACCTTGTCAAGCTCTGCCAGCC GTATGGCAAGATTGTCTCCACTAAGGCCATCTTGGACAAGACCACAAACAAGTGCAAAG GCTATGGCTTTGTGGACTTTGACAGTCCATCCTCAGCACAGAAGGCTGTAACTGCACTGAAGGCCAGCGGTGTGCAGGCACAAATGGCAAAG CAACAGGAGCAAGACCCTACAAACCTATACATCTCCAACCTCCCTCTGTCAATGGATGAGCGAGAGCTGGAGGGGATGCTGAAGCCCTTTGGCCAGGTCATCTCCACCCGGATCCTTCGAGACACCAGTGGGGCCAGCAGAGGGGTCGGCTTTGCAAG GATGGAGTCCACAGAGAAGTGTGAAGCCATCATCACCCACTTTAATGGAAAGTATATAAAGACGCCCCCTGGAGTAGCAG CTCCTTCTGACCCCTTGCTTTGCAAATTTGCTGATGGTGGGCCAAAGAAACGACAGAACCAAGGAAAATTTGTGCAAAATGGACGGGCCTGGCCAAGGAATGGAGACATG GGTGGTATGGCCTTGACCTATGACCCCACCACAGCTCTTCAGAATGG GTTCTACGCAGCTCCTTACAGCATCGCCCACAGCAGGATGCTTGCCCAGTCTGCACTAGCCCCGTATCTTCCATCTCCCATGTCTTCCTATCAG AGAGTGACTCAGACATCTCCTCTACAAGTACCTAACCCATCTTGGATGCAGCAGCAGTCGTACCTCATGCAGCCCTCA GGCTCGGTTCTGACACCAGGGATGGACCACCCCCTTTCTCTCCAGCCCGCCTCCATGATGGGACCTCTTACCCAGCAACTGGGTCACCTGTCACTCAACAGCCTGGGCACG TTCATGCCAACAGCTGCTGCTATGCAAGGAGCTTACATCTCCCAGTACCCAGCTGTGCCTTCTTCCAGTGTTTCTGTTGAG GAGAACAATGGTCAGCAGAATCAACTGGCAGTGGAGCCCCCCTCAGACCATGGGGTCTATCCTTTCCAGTTCAGCAAGTAA
- the Rbms2 gene encoding RNA-binding motif, single-stranded-interacting protein 2 isoform X2: MLLSVTSRPGISTFGYNKNNKKLYVAQQMAPPSPRNSTPNSGGGGGGGGNGGSDQLSKTNLYIRGLQPGTTDQDLVKLCQPYGKIVSTKAILDKTTNKCKGYGFVDFDSPSSAQKAVTALKASGVQAQMAKQQEQDPTNLYISNLPLSMDERELEGMLKPFGQVISTRILRDTSGASRGVGFARMESTEKCEAIITHFNGKYIKTPPGVAAPSDPLLCKFADGGPKKRQNQGKFVQNGRAWPRNGDMGGMALTYDPTTALQNGFYAAPYSIAHSRMLAQSALAPYLPSPMSSYQGSVLTPGMDHPLSLQPASMMGPLTQQLGHLSLNSLGTFMPTAAAMQGAYISQYPAVPSSSVSVEENNGQQNQLAVEPPSDHGVYPFQFSK, translated from the exons ATGCTGCTATCAGTGACTTCCAGGCCTGGGATTTCGACTTTTGGCtataacaagaacaacaagaag CTATATGTGGCTCAGCAGATGGCACCCCCGAGTCCAAGGAACAGCACTCCTAACAGTGGGGgtggcggcggcggaggcgggaATGGCGGGAGCGACCAGCTGAGCAAAACCAACCTGTATATCCGAGGACTGCAGCCAGGCACCACTGACCAGGACCTTGTCAAGCTCTGCCAGCC GTATGGCAAGATTGTCTCCACTAAGGCCATCTTGGACAAGACCACAAACAAGTGCAAAG GCTATGGCTTTGTGGACTTTGACAGTCCATCCTCAGCACAGAAGGCTGTAACTGCACTGAAGGCCAGCGGTGTGCAGGCACAAATGGCAAAG CAACAGGAGCAAGACCCTACAAACCTATACATCTCCAACCTCCCTCTGTCAATGGATGAGCGAGAGCTGGAGGGGATGCTGAAGCCCTTTGGCCAGGTCATCTCCACCCGGATCCTTCGAGACACCAGTGGGGCCAGCAGAGGGGTCGGCTTTGCAAG GATGGAGTCCACAGAGAAGTGTGAAGCCATCATCACCCACTTTAATGGAAAGTATATAAAGACGCCCCCTGGAGTAGCAG CTCCTTCTGACCCCTTGCTTTGCAAATTTGCTGATGGTGGGCCAAAGAAACGACAGAACCAAGGAAAATTTGTGCAAAATGGACGGGCCTGGCCAAGGAATGGAGACATG GGTGGTATGGCCTTGACCTATGACCCCACCACAGCTCTTCAGAATGG GTTCTACGCAGCTCCTTACAGCATCGCCCACAGCAGGATGCTTGCCCAGTCTGCACTAGCCCCGTATCTTCCATCTCCCATGTCTTCCTATCAG GGCTCGGTTCTGACACCAGGGATGGACCACCCCCTTTCTCTCCAGCCCGCCTCCATGATGGGACCTCTTACCCAGCAACTGGGTCACCTGTCACTCAACAGCCTGGGCACG TTCATGCCAACAGCTGCTGCTATGCAAGGAGCTTACATCTCCCAGTACCCAGCTGTGCCTTCTTCCAGTGTTTCTGTTGAG GAGAACAATGGTCAGCAGAATCAACTGGCAGTGGAGCCCCCCTCAGACCATGGGGTCTATCCTTTCCAGTTCAGCAAGTAA
- the Rbms2 gene encoding RNA-binding motif, single-stranded-interacting protein 2 isoform X3 codes for MAPPSPRNSTPNSGGGGGGGGNGGSDQLSKTNLYIRGLQPGTTDQDLVKLCQPYGKIVSTKAILDKTTNKCKGYGFVDFDSPSSAQKAVTALKASGVQAQMAKQQEQDPTNLYISNLPLSMDERELEGMLKPFGQVISTRILRDTSGASRGVGFARMESTEKCEAIITHFNGKYIKTPPGVAAPSDPLLCKFADGGPKKRQNQGKFVQNGRAWPRNGDMGGMALTYDPTTALQNGFYAAPYSIAHSRMLAQSALAPYLPSPMSSYQRVTQTSPLQVPNPSWMQQQSYLMQPSGSVLTPGMDHPLSLQPASMMGPLTQQLGHLSLNSLGTFMPTAAAMQGAYISQYPAVPSSSVSVEENNGQQNQLAVEPPSDHGVYPFQFSK; via the exons ATGGCACCCCCGAGTCCAAGGAACAGCACTCCTAACAGTGGGGgtggcggcggcggaggcgggaATGGCGGGAGCGACCAGCTGAGCAAAACCAACCTGTATATCCGAGGACTGCAGCCAGGCACCACTGACCAGGACCTTGTCAAGCTCTGCCAGCC GTATGGCAAGATTGTCTCCACTAAGGCCATCTTGGACAAGACCACAAACAAGTGCAAAG GCTATGGCTTTGTGGACTTTGACAGTCCATCCTCAGCACAGAAGGCTGTAACTGCACTGAAGGCCAGCGGTGTGCAGGCACAAATGGCAAAG CAACAGGAGCAAGACCCTACAAACCTATACATCTCCAACCTCCCTCTGTCAATGGATGAGCGAGAGCTGGAGGGGATGCTGAAGCCCTTTGGCCAGGTCATCTCCACCCGGATCCTTCGAGACACCAGTGGGGCCAGCAGAGGGGTCGGCTTTGCAAG GATGGAGTCCACAGAGAAGTGTGAAGCCATCATCACCCACTTTAATGGAAAGTATATAAAGACGCCCCCTGGAGTAGCAG CTCCTTCTGACCCCTTGCTTTGCAAATTTGCTGATGGTGGGCCAAAGAAACGACAGAACCAAGGAAAATTTGTGCAAAATGGACGGGCCTGGCCAAGGAATGGAGACATG GGTGGTATGGCCTTGACCTATGACCCCACCACAGCTCTTCAGAATGG GTTCTACGCAGCTCCTTACAGCATCGCCCACAGCAGGATGCTTGCCCAGTCTGCACTAGCCCCGTATCTTCCATCTCCCATGTCTTCCTATCAG AGAGTGACTCAGACATCTCCTCTACAAGTACCTAACCCATCTTGGATGCAGCAGCAGTCGTACCTCATGCAGCCCTCA GGCTCGGTTCTGACACCAGGGATGGACCACCCCCTTTCTCTCCAGCCCGCCTCCATGATGGGACCTCTTACCCAGCAACTGGGTCACCTGTCACTCAACAGCCTGGGCACG TTCATGCCAACAGCTGCTGCTATGCAAGGAGCTTACATCTCCCAGTACCCAGCTGTGCCTTCTTCCAGTGTTTCTGTTGAG GAGAACAATGGTCAGCAGAATCAACTGGCAGTGGAGCCCCCCTCAGACCATGGGGTCTATCCTTTCCAGTTCAGCAAGTAA